ttgttgttgGGTCAAATATTGACATAAGAAATGGTAAACACCTATCCATGCGTTCCACTTTCATatataccattttttttttctaacatatgtatatatatatatatttaaaataataattaaaaaaaaaacacaaccaTTTTTCAATCTGTCAGCTAAACTACTTTCGGGGAAAAATAGCTGTAGCAATAGTTTTCCCCACAGGTCAACTTATGATTAAATCGTCAGCTAAAGATGATGCTGAAGTAGGTCTTGCCTgtcatcaaaatttttttttttaatctttcctaagagttccctttttttttttttttccaataaagaTAGATTCTTAAatactagtagtagtagtataaaATGAGAGTTGGCTTCTGCAAATAACGAGACGAGCTCTCAACCCAAATAAACTGACAGCACCAACGGAACTACAATACACTACACAACGATCGAATGGCCCTCCTAAACAGTATACAACACAGATGAGGGGTGCTGCATGCATCTCATTCATAAAAATGATACTCAAAAGAGTGGGGTCGGATCCGGAGCCGGACCCCCACTGCCCCATGATGGAATTGGACTACTACTATACCCTATTTGTCCCTGCTTGTCACCATGTTTGGAACTCTAAACCTAAcgataacaaaagaaaaaggaaaaaaattttttgaaagtaAGTAAAATCCTATAATCACTCGACTAATGAGCAAATAATACCCTAATAATACCAGTTTGACTCATCATTCTTCTTCCTATAGTATAGATATAGATAGATTGAGCAGATTAGCTAGGTACCCTATTGCTTTTTCTCTTCAGTGACATTTTGAGTTACCGAGCGATGCACATCGCAGACTGACCAACATCAACTCGAATACGCCTATAGCCCAAGATGTTCCATTTTTGTTTTCGGTCGCTCAAATTTGAAGAAAGATTGTACCATCCAGGGCTCTGACAGTCCGCTGCTACACAGACAATCTCATTCACCACCCTCATAAGAAAGCTACGTTCCATTTTTTACCTTCTAGCTACTCCCAGACTCTATTCAAAAACTCCAGAGACCGATGTGCTGGACCCCCGCCCCGCATTGGAaaaggagggggggggggggggtattACAGAAGGGAAAGGTGCTTGAACCCAAAACGGCAAAACCATTTCAGCTAATCACGAATtacattaaaaaagaaaaataaatgccTAGGCTTTCCCTAATTTATTTCCTGAAGGGAAATAGGCTAGAGGTCCACTTTAAATACGCACCCAGAAAATCAACATAGGACAAACTAGTTCGCTTTATGAAACATCTCCCCAGACGAGTAATCACCAAAATCTGAATCTTCATCCCGGTTACAAATTTCATCGACTCAAAATCAATGTCAGTAACATGATGCTTACTAGTTGTTTAAAAGGGGGAGAAGAAATGCATGATTGAGCACAGCCTTAGATTACAAATAAGCTGCTTAAATTGAGCCAGATCCAAGGCCAGCTTGAAACACAAATGGCTTAGAAATCAAAAGCACTCTCTGTTACCAATCAGTAAACACTCCTGTGCCAATAAACATTATCAGTATGAAGAAAGCTTAATTGGCATTTTCCTTTCTTGAAGAAAGGAAATGGAATCTCAGAGACGTAAAGACAATCTCAACACCAATCACGTTATCTAAACAGCATCAAACCCTTCAAAGAAACCCAAGAATCATAAAAAGCACTGAGTACAAGTGTGTACAAGAAGTTTGCAAAATGAGAATTAGACAGATGGCACATTGcacagacaaaaaaaaaaacagtgagGTGAAACAGCAATATTGAACATAAAGCATGAGATGAGAAACATGCACTGACATTTCGTGGATGATACTTATTTATTCAACATAAGCAATATACTAATCTCTAATGTTCAATAACATCTTGAGAGATGCAATTCTGCAGTGGACCTAGCTAGCCCAGGTAGCCACTCTAGTGCATCAACCAAATCATGAATTGGGTCCCCATGTGAATATTCATTGATCCCTGTATAAAGCATGGTTTACATATGCACTTACAGTACCAGAAACTGAAGACAAACAATTTCAAATCCTCAGCCAGAATCTCAAAATCTACCTTACTGGACAAAAGTTTTGCCGTTCTGTAACAACATCATGGTCAGTCATTTTCCGAATAACCACTGTCTTATTGATAAACGTTTATACCATCGACAACATACACACAGAGCAGAGCATCTTGTCTCAAGAGAGCAGGAaactgacaaaaaaaaagatgctAATTCTTGGGGCATAATTCAACTTCAGGACCACAAAACATGTAAAAATAGAAGCACTCCTCAACACAGGATCGGTTATGGTTCCATATTGCCAGAAATGCAGGCATCAGTCAATGCGAGCTCTAGAACTTGCCAACTGAGATATCTAAATGTCATTTGAGGGCTACCAAGAGAGTGTGTAAACTTTTTTTTAGCCAATTAAACCACTTTCATGAATGATGCACGAAGAATGGGGTGACAATACAAGCATTAAGGATGTGGGTACAATGACTATGCACCCTTAATACGGTTAAGTTGCCAACACTCCACCTTCTTACTaactagagagagagagcgtAAAATCATCAACATGAGTAATACCTAATAATTATTCAAACGAATAACCCACCAATAAAATAGGCAATAGGAATTCAGCCCACGAGCCAAACGAGCATGATGACAATTTTCAGGAAATGATAATTCTAAAACAGGGAGTAGTATTTATCAGAATACAAGAGTTTCAGGGAAATTAAAAAACCAAAACTGAGTACTGCAAAGCAAACAAAATCATTCACGAGCAGAGCCGAGCAGAGCAGGGAAATGCTTTAAATAACTTCTAGATAGATAACAATTCTGCTCAAGTCCTATCAAAATAAGCAACGATGtataaagaaagacaagggggAGATCCTCTCCTCCTCAGAACCTAAGCTTGGTAAAGAACCAGCGGTTTTTACCGGTCTTGAACCTCTCCTCGAAGCGGGTCTTCGCCTCCTTGGCAGCGGTGACCTTCTTGTCGCGGGACTGGAGGCAGTCGCCGGTGACAATGTCCTTGAGATCGACGTCCAGGGTGTAGCGGGTAGGCATGATGTGGTTGTAGTTGACGAGCTTGATGAAGCACTTGACCCTGGACTTCTTGGCCTGCTTCTTGGCGGAGTCCTTCCGGATGACCTTCTTGGGGTACTTGGAGATTCCGGCGACCAGGCAGTGGCCGTAGGGGCGGTCCCGGGTTCCGTCGTCGAACGACCTCACGATCACTCCCTTGCGGCCAGCGTAACGGCCTTGGAGCATTATCACGGCCTTGTTTTGCTTCAGGAACTTCACCATCTTATATCTCGCTTCCGAGCTCCGCCGCTCTCGCTTTCTTCCCTTCTCTCTGcttctgtttttttctttttggagttAAGTCTCTTCTCCCAGCGAGGGTTAAAACCCTAGCAACGCGAGCTTTATATCGGTGTGGAGGCAGTGGAAAATGGGTCGTctgtttgaaaccctaataagCTCGTATTGACTAATGGGCCTTTGGGGCTGGGTCGTTTTTTCACTTCATGGGTCTCCTGACTTCAAGGCCTTAACGAAATGTGTTTAGGGGCACTTGTGCATCTGTGTAATTTTTTTGGGAGGGGACGCGAATTTGATGATGAAATTTTTCGGTGAATTGGTATAATCACCAAATGAGCTGTTTGTTTGTCGCGAtcaaagttttttttctttgaaatttatGCATATCTTGTTTATTATGGTGATGGGTTAGTTTTTGAGCCCAAAGTTTGGCAATCCACCCCTCAACGAGCTTTGGTTTGACTTGTGCCAATTTGAAACTTTAGCCTAGGGGTATAATTGAGTCGAATCACTACTTGAGTCTGATTCAAGCTAAAAAATTTAGACTCGAATTTGAGTTCAAACTCGAACTCTTGGAAGTTAAGTTCCAGTTCGAACTCGATTTTATTTTGTATTACTTGAGCTCGTGCTCGTGCTTATCAAGCCTAATTGAGTTTATTTCGAGTTTAATCGAACATAATCGGAGCTAATcaagtttaaaaaatataaatttatattttatacaaTTTTAAACAAGGAATAAATTAGACATTTcatactaataaataaaaaaaattaaaacaaaaacatatatatgtgaAACTCGATTGAGTTGACGGGCTTT
The DNA window shown above is from Coffea arabica cultivar ET-39 chromosome 5e, Coffea Arabica ET-39 HiFi, whole genome shotgun sequence and carries:
- the LOC140006397 gene encoding large ribosomal subunit protein eL27x-like, which encodes MVKFLKQNKAVIMLQGRYAGRKGVIVRSFDDGTRDRPYGHCLVAGISKYPKKVIRKDSAKKQAKKSRVKCFIKLVNYNHIMPTRYTLDVDLKDIVTGDCLQSRDKKVTAAKEAKTRFEERFKTGKNRWFFTKLRF